The Erigeron canadensis isolate Cc75 chromosome 4, C_canadensis_v1, whole genome shotgun sequence genome window below encodes:
- the LOC122595557 gene encoding 1-phosphatidylinositol 3-phosphate 5-kinase-like: MEQLSAPPPQPPPLTTVTTTDLIEDQTTNSTTAPQQQQPPSQKLRLMCSYGGHIVPRPHDKTLCYVGGDTRIVVVDRHTTLSNLINRLTKTLTRPVNTTTTSFLFTLKYQLPSEDLDSLISVTTDEDLENMIDEYERLNNINNNNNITSNRLRLYLFPVQPELVTVSSIGSLLESSTKSEDWFLNALNGTTSGFSDNSSINCLLGLEDDDVLIPEQKDVIINKSSNNNLNDTNSGKDLVSNKTLVQEVQSVPDSPMLETNSSFGSASSSPSLANLPPIRVGNVDEQPVIVGVPVGSKGVINQSQQYRFDMTSPDSVSSDGSVTNPLSRWNVIKPAVVYQDPQFSNSSSNSNLSEQSNRIQIQPPSQQQSHPQPQFVHTAVPPPQYIHHHPSGAVPVGSYYQMYTPQTQVPHPPLDQHSFVYYMPATARHPPVPAGPTQGYSLPLQTDVSPAASAPPSSQVPPPTSLFTTPRSVQAVTKTEAPVAVYRTMTSGAPTPQVVHVPSSQHQLQPPYIGYSQIHQPAPLVASSGGGSGGNYAYEFTDPSKGQHIYYAAQPLPTQSVAQYQTMTSTLPVEAQAGSHVQPDNSVKQQVRTSQP, translated from the exons ATGGAGCAACTCTCCGCTCCGCCACCACAACCACCGCCTCTCACCACCGTCACAACCACCGACTTAATTGAAGACCAGACCACAAACTCCACAACTGcaccacaacaacaacaaccgcCGTCACAGAAACTCCGTCTGATGTGCAGCTACGGCGGCCACATAGTCCCTCGCCCACACGACAAAACCTTATGCTACGTCGGCGGTGATACACGTATCGTGGTGGTGGACCGTCATACGACTTTATCGAACCTCATTAACCGCCTCACCAAAACCCTAACTCGACCCGTTAATACTACGACGACGTCGTTTTTGTTCACTTTGAAATATCAATTGCCTTCTGAAGACCTTGATTCTTTAATCTCGGTTACTACTGATGAAGATTTAGAAAACATGATTGATGAATATGAACGCctcaataatattaataataataataatattacttCAAATCGGTTACGTTTGTATTTGTTTCCGGTTCAACCCGAACTGGTAACCGTTTCATCAATCGGATCACTTCTAGAATCTTCTACTAAATCAGAAGATTGGTTTCTAAACGCTTTAAACGGTACTACTTCAGGTTTTTCAGATAATTCTAGTATTAATTGTTTGTTAGGCCTAGAAGACGACGACGTTTTGATCCCTGAACAAAAAGATGTTATTATTAATAAGTCTagtaataataatcttaatgaTACTAATAGTGGTAAGGATTTAGTTAGTAATAAAACTTTAGTTCAGGAAGTTCAGTCAGTTCCGGATTCGCCGATGCTCGAAACGAATTCGTCATTCGGATCGGCATCGTCGTCTCCTTCGCTGGCGAATTTGCCGCCTATTCGAGTTGGTAATGTCGACGAACAACCGGTGATCGTCGGTGTGCCGGTTGGATCCAAAGGTGTGATCAATCAGTCACAGCAATATCGGTTTGATATGACCTCACCTGATTCGGTTTCGAG TGATGGTAGTGTAACGAATCCGTTATCGAGATGGAATGTGATTAAACCGGCTGTCGTGTATCAAGATCCGCAGTTTAGTAATAGTAGTAGTAATAGTAATTTAAGTGAACAGAGTAATAGGATACAAATACAACCACCATCACAACAACAATCACATCCACAACCGCAGTTTGTGCATACTGCGGTTCCACCACCGCAGTATATCCATCACCATCCGTCTGGGGCGGTTCCAGTAGGTTCGTATTACCAAATGTACACGCCCCAAACACAAGTTCCACATCCACCGCTTGATCAGCATAGTTTTGTGTATTATATGCCTGCTACTGCTAGGCATCCGCCTGTCCCAGCCGGCCCAACCCAAGGGTATAGCCTGCCGTTACAGACTGATGTCTCCCCTGCAGCTTCCGCACCTCCTAGTAGTCAAGTTCCGCCTCCTACTAGTTTGTTTACCACACCCCGTTCTGTGCAAGCGGTGACTAAAACGGAAGCGCCAGTTGCTGTTTATAGAACCATGACTTCTGGTGCACCGACTCCTCAAGTTGTTCATGTTCCCTCTAGCCAACATCAGCTTCAACCTCCATACATTGGGTATTCTCAAATTCATCAACCGGCTCCGCTGGTTGCTTctagtggtggtggtagtggagGTAATTATGCGTATGAGTTTACAGACCCGTCCAAAGgacaacatatatattatgcaGCTCAACCATTGCCAACTCAATCTGTGGCGCAGTATCAAACCATGACGTCAACTTTGCCTGTTGAAGCTCAAGCCGGTTCTCATGTACAGCCGGATAATAGTGTGAAACAGCAAGTGAGAACATCGCAGCCTTGA